The window TTAGCCCAAGCTCAGTTGCAGTCTTCAGAAGCCATCGTCTTGGACATCGGCCTACCTGGAATGGACGGGTACGAAGTTGCCCGCCTACTGCGTCAGGAGACTTGGGGGCGACAAGCGCTCCTGATTGCGGTCACTGGCTACGGACAAGAAGAAGATAAACAGCGTGCCATGGATGCAGGCTTTGATCATCATCTCGTCAAACCCGTGGATCTCACCCGACTCAAAAGTCTGCTGAGAGTCAGCCCTGAGGAGCCTGCTGTTGAGCAGATCTCCGCATGAAGCATGAGTCTGCTCGACTTGATAAAAGGCTCCTAGTAGGGTAACTAGGAGCCTTCTTGTGACGTTACATCATTTTCTTTTCACCGTGCATGGTGCAGGTGCCGGATTTGCAAGCGGGACAGGCAGGAGCAGCGTCTTTCATCATGGAGGAGGAACTGCAGCTAGTGAGAGTCATCAGAGTGGCAGTGACAGAGAGGAGGAGGAATGATTTCATTGGAGTGTTGCTTGTTGTTAGGCTGGCAGATCTGTAACCCGCCAGGCAACGGTAAGAGGCGAGTCCACCGCCTTATTCCCATCAAAGTATTCCAGCCTTCAAAAAAAATTTCCTCGGGCTACTCCTAGGCTTTTTTCGTCTTCAGGGCTCTCTTACGCTCAGGAAACAGAGTCGTACAAATCTCACATACCGTCCCGTCACAACCGCGGGCGGAGCAGAATTCGCGACCGTAAAAGATGATTTGGAGATGCAGCTTGTTCCAGGCGGATTCGGGGAAAAGGCGCTTCAGATCCCGCTCTGTCTGCGTGACGTTTTTACCCTCTGTGAGTTTCCAGCGTTGGGCTAAACGATGGATGTGAGTATCCACCGGAAAGGAAGGTACGCCAAAAGACTGCGCCATGACCACCTGTGCCGTTTTATGCCCGACCCCGGGCAGTTCCTCCAGCAGTGCTAGGTCTGCAGGCACCTGACCTCCATATTTTTCGACGAGGATCTCAGACAGCTTTTGGATCGCTTTCGCCTTTTGCGGTCCCAGACCGCACGGTTTTACGATCTTTTCGATCTCAGCCACAGGCACGCGGGCTATCTCCTGCGGGGTGCGGCCAAGAGACCAGAGTTTGGGAGTGATCAAGTTCACCCGCACATCCGTGCACTGGGCCGATAACAGGACCGCCACGAGAAGGGTGTAAGCATCCGTATGGTCCAGAGGAACTGGGGGATCAGGATACAACTGCCCCAGCCGTTGGAGCACGTAGGTGGCGCGTTCGGCCTTGGTCACGGAAAAGAGACGTTTAGCTACGCTGAAGACGCTGCACCATTTTACGCACGTGATCGTACTTCTGGCGGTCTTTCATGATGGCCAAGCTCTTGGACTTGGACCCCCAGCGCAAAACGCGGATGTTCACGTGGCGCACGCCCCAGGCATTCATGTGAGCGCGTGTGGGCTGGTAGATATCAATGGTATTCGTTCCCACCAGTGCAGAGCCGTAGTCATCCACTTGATAAATGTAGGGTGTGCCCTCGATCTGGAAAATGGTGCCCACTGGATAAACGGACCAATCGGCAGCGGCGCTACGCAAAACGCTGCCATATTTTAACTGCGACCCCACAGCGGTACGCGCCCCATACTGGATATGATCTGACTCACTGTGGGTGTAAGCCGTCGTCCGCACAGCCGTGATGCGAGTGCCTTTTTTAGACAAGACTTTCTTGTTCGAACTCGAGGAGGAACAAGAGCATAGCAGAGCTGCGATAATGCAGAGCAGGCAAGTGGTGGCGTTTCTCATCATTTCACAAGTCTTGACATTCAAGCTACCGCTGAATTGAGTATCATGGTGAGGCATCCCAACCCTGAAATCAATCACGGATTTTCCACCCTCCATTCTCCAGCGGCTATCAGGGCAGCTTAAGCTTGGCCGCATAAGCCTCCGCCGCTGCGGGAGAGGTCATGCTTTTTTTGCCAAAAGCGGTCGGACCTGCGCAGCCGCCCCCTAAAATCAAATAACCCGGCTGCCAGACCAGCGTGTAGGCATTGTCGCCCTTCGCACCTCCATTCGGCAGCAGCCACTCCAGCTTTCCTTTGGCATCAAAGGCGGCTGTGTAGATATCAGTGCCGCCCAGGCTGGTGAGAGTTTGGCCTGCGAAGGTGGCCGTGGCAGAAAACTCCCCTGTCACATAGACCTGCCCGGAGGCATCGGTTGCCACACCCAGACAATAATCCACCCCAGGCCCCTGAATGACCTGGTGCCAGAGCGCTTTTCCTTCGGGTGAAAAATGGACCACGAGCCCATCATTGTCCTTCTCATTGGAAGTCTCATACGACTGCTCACCCAGCTTTACGCGGCCCTTAAACATGCCCACACCCGTCACTGCCCCCGCTGCATCCACGGTGATTTCATGAAACCCTGCGCTCGGCGTTCCCGAGATGAGGCTGGCCCAGAGAGGTTCCCCTTGCGAAGAGGTTTTGATCACTACCGCTGCCTGTCCGATGCTCGTTTCCAGGGCCACTGAACCCGCACTCCCCTTCCCGGCACCGCTGCCACCGATGTAGAGATTCCCGGCAGCATCGGTCCCGATACCATGACCGCTACCGCTGAACTTTCCTGAGGTGGTTTTGACCCAAAGAAGGGAGCCTTCGGCATCATACTTCGCCCAAAAGATAGCGCGCGAAGTCTGCCCAGCATTCACCCCCTGGTCGCCAAATTTTCCTTCTCCAGCAATCGCCCCCGTCACTACCACATGCCCTTGTGGATCGAGGGCGATGCCGTGACCATAATCATAACCTGCCCCACCCGCTGTGCGGATCCACAGCAAGTCCCCCGACGGAGAATACTTGGCCACAAAGAGATCGTAATCCCCGGCATTCGGCAGGGGTTTACCCAGGGCCTGGGCATCGGTGCTCTGGTAGTGACCCGTCACATAGGCATTGCCTGCGGCATCGGCCACCACACCGTACCCGCGATCAATCAAGCTGCCCCCCAGGCTGCGCACCCACAGCGTTTTCCCCTCTGGCGAGGTCTTTGCTAGAAAGAAATCAGACCCGCCTAGAGATTCACGCGGGCTGTCGCCAAAGGTTCCCGCATCCGTCGTTTCGCCCGCCCAAAAAACATGACCCGTGGTGTCCACAGCCACAGCGCGAGTCTTATCATTTTTTAAACCGCCGCCCGCAGCCACCCACTCAAAAGAGGGGCTAGCGGCGTGCAGAGAACTAGCGAGGAAAGCCGATAGGAAAAAACGAGGAAAGGACATGAGCGGAAGAGTACGCCACGCCGCCCTCAGCCCTTGAGACCAAGATGCGTATCAAAGTGACCTCCCGCCCAGCGCTCTTAGATGGGTTCTTCGATAACCGGATTTGTGAGGGAGCCGATGCCTTCGATCTCAATCGTGACGCTGTCGCCGGCCTTCAGCCAAAGAGCGGGCTGACGCGCCATGCCCACCCCGTGCGGGGTGCCAGTGAGAATCACCGTCCCGGGCAGCAGCGTCGTGCTGGCACTGAGGAATGAGATGATGGTCGGCACATCAAAGATCATGTCATTGGTGTTCCAGTCCTGCACGGCCTCACCATTGAGGATCGTTTTGATACCCAAAGCATTGGGGTTAGCGATCTCATCGCGAGTCACCAAGACGGGACCAAGAGGGCAAAAGGTGTCAAAGGTTTTGCCACGGCACCACTGGCCGCCACCACCATTTTTCTGCCAATCCCGCGCGCTCACATCATTGGCGCAGGTGTAGCCCAGCACGTACTCCAGAGCGTTTTCTTTGCGAACGTTTTTCGCTGCTTTGCCGATGACGATGGCCAGCTCGCACTCGTAGTCCACGCTGTCACTGCGCAGGGTGCGCGGCAGCTCGATGGCATCTCCTGGATTTTGCACGGCTCCTGGGCTTTTGATGAAGAGGACCGGATTCTCCGGAATCGCCGCGCCGCTTTCTTCCGCATGGAATTTGTAGTTCAGGCCGATGCAAAGAATGGCCGTCGGCTGCACGGGAGCCAGCACCTTGGCCACATCCGCCACGGTTTCCGTCACGTGAAAGTCTCCCAGGATATCTCCCTCGATGACACGGGCCGAACCATCGGTTTGTTGGGCAGCGTAGGCGATATGGCCGGAGGGATCAGAGTAACGAATGATTTTCATGAATGGAAGAAGGAGAGTGAAGTTGTACGCAGCTCAAAGGCAAGTTTAACGACGATTGAAGGCCACGCAGTCTTCATACCGTGCGCCCTGCCCGCCAAACATGTCCAAGGCACTGCCGATGGTGCCATCCACCCGCCCATGGCTCAGCACATCCAGCCGCTGCAAATCCTGCAAATGCCGGATGCCCCCCGCGTAGGTCATGGGGATGGGACTATGCTGGCCCAAGAAAGCCACGAGGGCCTCATCCATGCCCTCGCACTTGCCTTCCACATCCACGGCGTGGATGAGAAACTCCGCGCAGCAGCCGGCGAGTTGTTTCAGCGTTTCTGGCGTGACGTGTAGGTCGGTCAGCGTCTGCCAGCGATTCATCGCCACCGTCCAGCCTGTGGCCGTGGCCTTGCAGCTCAGGTCAATCACCAGCCGCTCTTTGCCTGCTGCAGCCACCATCTTTTGCAGTCGGGTTTCTGAAAAGGTACCGTCCGTTTCAAACAGGTAGCTAGTGACGATGACCTGGCTGGCTCCAGCCTCCAGATACTCCGCCGCATTGCAGGGGCGGATGCCACCGCCCACTTGCAATCCTTGTGGATAGGCCGCCAGCGCAGACTTAGCCGCCGCTTCATTGCCTGGCCCCAGCAGAATGACATGGCCTCCCGTCAACCCATCCTCCCGATACCTCTGGGCATACCAAACGGGGTCACGATCACTCACAAAATTCGTTTTCAATCCACCTCCAGAATCGCTAAGGCTAGAGCCCACGATTTGCTTCACTTGGCCATCATGGAGATCAATGCAGGGACGAAAACGGGTCATGAGAATGGCCTTCGAGGTAAGGAAGCCTCCTCTCCTCGTCAAGAGGGATTGAACAATCTCCACCCTTCCCACGTCCTGCGGGCTTGCTTTCTCCCTAAAAATGGAGTTCAGAGTCCATTGCTAAACTAACAACCATGGAATCTATCGAGATCGCGCGCCTGTGCGCCAAGTATGCCGACGAGAAGAAGGCTGAAAACATCGTGCTGCTGGACCTGCGCGGCCTGTCGCCTGTGACGGACTTTTTTGTCATTGCCACCGCCAGCTCCAACCCCCAACTGCGCGCCGTACGGGATAACATTGTGGATGAACTCCGCGACACTCACGGTCAGCGCCCGATCATCAGCGATGGCACCTATGAGAGCCAGTGGTTGATCCTGAATTATCCCAACGTCCTCGTCCACGTCCAGTCTCCTGAAAAGCGCGAGTATTACGTCTTGGAAGAGCTGTGGGGCGATGCACCTAAACTGGACTGGCAGGACACAGCCCCTGTGGGTGAGCCGACACCGCGTGTGAAAAAGCCAAAGGCCAAAAAGGCCCCCGTTAAAAAAGTCGCTGCGAAGAAGGCTCCAGCCAAAAAAGCCGCCGCAAAGAAGGCCGCGAAAAAGAAATAATTTCTCCAGGCTCAAGGCCACCGTTTCATTCAAAGGCTCTCGTCATGCGTGACGAGAGCCTTTTTTGTTAGGTCGGTCTAGGCACGTTGCAGCGCCCCGACCTCGATATTGGCTTGACGTAACCTGGCCGAGATCTCTCGCGTCAACTCATGCAACAGAGAGATCTTCAAGGCTGGATGCGTCTCCGTAAGCGCTGCAAACCAAGCTCGGGGGATGACCAAGCACTTCACCTGGTCCATCGCCACCACATCGGCAGAGCGTGGAGAACCATCCAAAAAGGCCATCTCCCCCACAGTCATTCCAGCCGTCAGCACATCAATACGCTGACGGTTCTGGCCCTCTCCACGGATCTGCACCTCCACATTGCCAGAGAGCACCACCAGCATCTCATCCGCGCTTTCTCCGGCATGGATGAGGGTATCTCCCATCTCATACTTGCGTGTGGACAGTTCATTTCTCAGCAGGATCATGTCTTCCGCAGTGCAACTGCGGAAGAGGGCGCATTCCTCCAAAGGCAATGAGCCTGAGGGGCGCCAGGTCGCCCCGGTCACCTCCAGCAAAAGAGAATCTTCACTGGCCTCCAAAGCCGCATCTTCCGTCGCAAACAGGGCACTGGCAGGCACCCCCATTTCCATCAACGGCTGGCACAGGCGTCCCGGTTGGCAATAGACCATCCGCACACCGAGCTGGGTGAGCCGAGAGCGCAGCTCCTCCATCAGCCGCAGGCTCACGGCATCGGCACTCACCACGGCGCGTAGATCTAAAATGAGGTGCAAACAGCCCGCATCCGAAAGCTGCATGGCCCGCCTCAGCACGGGCTCAAAGGTGGTAAAAATAAGCCCGCCCTGAAGCGCTAAAATTTGGATGCGCGAGCCGCAACGCCGCAGCGTCTCCCGCGCCGAAGGGGGCAACCGCCGCCGCGCCATCACCTCCCCGCCATGGTAGGCCAGTCGCACCGCCGTGCGCGGCGTCGCGGCTGGATTCAGCATGTGCAGAGCCAGTTCCCGCGAAAGATCCGTGCAGACGCGTATGCCCCGGAGGCTATTTCCCTGGGAGTCCAGCGGTGGGGAAAAGACCCCAATGCCAAGCTGCCCCGGCAGCACGGCTAAGATCCCGCCGCCCACCCCACTCTTAGCCGGTAGCCCAACTCGGTAAATCCATTCGCCCGACCAGTCATACATCCCGCAGGTGGCCATCACCCCCAGCACATTGTCCACATACTCGGCTGCGATGGCACGTTTTTGTGTGATGGGGTTGATCCCTTGATTCGCCAAAGTCGCCCCCATGATGGCCAAATCCCGACAGGTCACTCGGATGGAACATTGTTGGAAATAGGTCTCCAGTGTCTCATGGGGATCTTCATCAATGATGCCAAAATTACGCAGTAACCACCCGATGGCTCGATTGCGATGCCCCGTCTCGCTTTCGCTTTGGTAGATCGCCTGATCAATGTCCAACGTCCGTCCTGCAAACCCACCTAGATAGGCCAGGATACGCTCGATCCGAGAGTGTTCATCCTTGGGCAAGACCTGACCACAAGTGGCTATGGCCCCGGCATTGATCATCGGGTTAAATGGCGCTCCCGTCCCCTCTTTGAGGCTGATGGCATTAAAAGCTTCACCCGAGGGCTCCACCCCGATGCGTGAAAGCACGTGCTCTTCACCCCGGTCTTCCAGGGCCAATCCATAGGCCAGGGCCTTGGACACTGACTGGATGGTGAAACTGTGACGCGTATCCCCGACTTCGTAAACATGGCCATCGCGGGTGGCGATGCAGATGCCAAAGAGCCGGGGATCCGCCTTGGATAGTTCAGGGATGTAATCCGCGACATGACCGTCCATCACAGACGCGTAGCGGGCATGGAGTGTCTTTAGATACTCTTGGATGGGAGAGACCATAGCGTGCAATCAGCACGGAAGATGCCAGCATTCGCCAAATCATAAATCGTCCCACGAGTGGGTAAATAGGAATGACCACCTCCAATTGTGTAGGAAGAACAGAAAAATGATTTTGAAGCTCCACTCAAAATAACTCAGACTGCCCACTCAAGGGCGGGATCAGCCCCAGTTTGCGATAGGCGGCAGGCATGGCCACGCGACCCCGTGGGGTGCGCTTCACGAAACCCTGCATGACCAGGTAGGGCTCATGCACATCTTCCAGGGTGGATGCATCTTCACTGACGGAGACGGCGATGCTATTCAGCCCCACGGGCCCACCTTCAAATTTGTGGATGAGAGCCTCCAGGAAACGTTTGTCCATTTCGTCCAGGCCCGTCTCATCAATGTCCCGCATGGTCAGCGCCTGGCTGGCGACGGCCTCATTGATCATGCCCTGAGATTTCACCTGGGCATAGTCACGCACCCAGCGCAGCAGGTGGTTGGCGATACGCGGTGTGCCACGGGACCGACGGGCGATTTCAGAAGCCCCCGCAGCATCCATCTCCACTTTCATCAGGCGGGCGCTGCGCAGGAGAATGTGCTGCAGTTCCTCCGTGGTGTAATAATCCAGCCGATTCGGGATACCAAAACGGCTGCGCATGGGCGCGGTCAGCATACCAGCCCGCGTGGTCGCCCCCACAAGAGTGAAAGGAGGCAGGTCAATGCGGATGGTGCGGGCCTTCGGCCCCTGGTCAATGATGATATCCAGCCGAAAGTCCTCGATGGCTGGATATAGGTATTCTTCGATGCTAGGATGCAGGCGGTGGATCTCATCAATGAAGAGGATGTCCCGCTCCTGAAGATTCGTGAGGATACCCGCGAGGTCCCCTGCCCGCTCGATCTGTGGCCCGCTGGTGGTGTGCAGTCGGGAGCCCACGGCACTGGCAATGAGATTGGCCAGCGTGGTTTTGCCCAGGCCTGGCGGGCCACAAAGCAAGGCGTGGTCCAGAGGTTCATTGCGCATCTTGGCCGCCTCCACCATGACCAGGAGGTTTTCCTTCACCTTGGTCTGGCCGTGGAATTCATCGAAATCACCCGGACGCAGGGCGAGATCGAAAGGAGAGTCGGCTTCGTTGAGGGAGGGGTTCACAGGATGGCTGCGTAACTGACCTTAATCGTTTGAACAGTCAACCCCGCCTTACAGCTTAAACTTGGCGCACTGGCCCATGAAGGCTTTCGGATTTTCCAGAGCCACGCGCTGGATCATCTCCGCCGTCCAGCCGCGCTGGCGCATGGCCTGCATGGTCTTGGGGACGGCTAGGGGATCACTGATACCCCAGTCGCAGGCGCTGTTCATCCAGATGCGTTCTGCCTGCCGCTGTTCCAGCATATCAATGGCGCGGTGCGGGGTGCATTTACTCTCTGGGTAAAGCGTGATGCCGGCCCAGAAACCATGGTCCAGCACATGATCAATCGTGTGCTCTTCCACATGGTCAATGATCACTCGCTCAGGGTTGATCTTCGGGAAGTTTTTCAGCGCATCCACAATGAGGCGGGTGCCCTTGAGCTTGTCCTCCAAATGCGGGGTGTGGATGAGCACCAGTTGATCATGATCCTGCGCCACCTGCACATGCTGCTCAAAGATCCGCAGCTCATTGCGGCTGTTTTTATTCAGGCCGATCTCGCCAATCCCGAGCACGCCAGGCTTATCTAAAAATTGTGGAATCAGGGCGATGACCTCTTCAGCCAATTTTGTGTCTTCCGCCTCTTTCGGATTGATGCACAGCCAGCAGTAATGCTGGATGCCAAATCTGGCCGCGCGCTTCGGCTCATACTCTGTGATCTGGCGGAAGTAATCGTAAAATCCATCCGCCGAGGCGCGGTCAAATCCGGCCCAAAAGGCTGGCTCACAGATGGCTTGGCAACCCGCGATGGCCATGCGCTCATAATCATCCGTGGTGCGGCTGACCATGTGACCGTGAGGTTCAATGTATTGCATTGGAGAAAGTGAGGTAAAGGATGGCCCCGCCCGGGTTTAGCCTTGCGCTTTAAACGCACCGATAGCCCCCTGCATGGTGGCTTTTTCGATGGGCTCCGAACTCGGATCACTAAAGCTGAGCAGGATCTCCTGCGCCCGAGTGGGTGAATTGAGCGAGAGTTGCGCGATGGCATTCTTCAAGGCCTGAACACGGAAGTCCCCCTCCTGCCCGCCACGCTGGACGCGGTCCAGAAAGGCAGCGAGGTCAATGAGCTTGGAGCGAGCATCCATGAAGCCAAGGTCCACAAGGTTCACGGAGGTTGGAGGAGTCCAGGTAGGCATGGCGGAAAATAGGCAGGGTTTGGACACTGGCAAGGGGGTGCATGGGATTCAGCAATTCTCCAAGCCCAGGCTGCACAAAACATCCACTTTACAGGACGATTATCCTAGATACTGACATCTCATGGCTGCAAAGAAATCTGTCCGCAAAACACCGCCCGCGCACGAGATGCCCCCGGAGGCCATCGGAGAGTTTGTCGGCAGACGGGTGAAAAAACTGCGCACGGACCGCGGCTGGTCTTTAGAGGAGTTGGCCCAGACCAGTGGTGTGAGTCGGTCCATGCTCAGCGAGATCGAACGCGAACGCGCGAATCCTACCCTGACAGTCACCTTTCGTATCGCCCGGGCCTTTGGCATGACTTTGCAAGACCTCATCGGCAGCGTGGAAGAAGCCGCCCCAAAGATCCAAGTGATCCGCAGCCGAGATCGCGCCCAAGTATTCCGCTCAGACAAGCAGTGTGAGATCCGCACCCTCTCCCCGCTGAATCTGGAAAAGGACGTCGAATTTTATGAAGTCACTTTGCGCCCAGGAGGGGTCCTGCGCAGCCAGCCCCACTTCGAAGGCACGCGCGAATTTTTGACTGTGGAAGAAGGCCTCGTGCGGCTGGAATCCGACGGTGCCACCGAAGATCTGGGCAAAGGCGACTCGGGCACGTACCCAGCCGATGTACCCCATGCCATCGTCAATGCAGGCCCGGGCGATGCCCTGGTTTTTCTGGTCGTTATTTATCGTTAGACTTAGCCCAACCTGATCATGATCCCCCACTCAACCTCACGCCGTCAGTTCATCGCCCGTGCCGCTGCGGCCGGTCTTCTCATCACCAATTCACGCGTCGCCTTTGGTTCACAAGCCAATGCAAAAATACGTCTCGGCGTCATCGGCTGCGGTGGTCGCGGCACCTTCACTACCGAACAGTTTGTGGCGAATGGTGGGTATGAAATCGCAGCGGCTGCGGATGCCTTTCAAGACAAGCTGGATGCTTTTGGCGACCTTTACCAAGTGCCGAAGGACAAACGTTTTGTGGGCCTGGATGCCTACAAGCAGATGCTGGCCAGCGGTGCGGTGGATGCCGTGCATGTCGTGAGCCCATCCTACTTCCACAATGAGCAGGCCGCTGCTGCGGTGGATGCTGGCAAGCACGTGTTTGTGGCCAAACCCATCGCCATTGATGTGCCAGGCATCCGCACTTTCGAAGAAACCGCCAAGTTGGCGGAGACAAAGGGTCTCACCTTCATGGTGGATTTTCAGACTCAAGGGGATGACCTCTACGTCGAAGGCATCAAGCGCGTGAATGAGGGTGCCCTGGGAGATCTGATGTTTGGCGAAGGCTTTCACCACATGGGCCGTCTCGCCCGCCAGGCTGAGGATGGCGCGCCCGGCGCACGTCTGCGTAACTGGGTCTTCGACAAAGCCCTCTCGGGCGACATCATCGTAGAGCAAAACATTCACAGTGTGGATGTGATGGTGCGGCTGATGAATGCCGCCCCGGTGCGCGTTACAGGCCATGGTGGCCGCAAAGGACGTGTGGATGTGGGTGACTGCTGGGACCACTTTGCCCTCATGTTTGAATTTCCTGGGGACGTACCGTGGACCTACACCTCCCGCCAGTTTGATCCCGGTGGCGTCCCGGGCGGCATGGTGAATAATCTCATCGGCAGCAAAGGGGCCTTCCTCAGCAAATTCGGTGGTGACATCATGATTCGTGGTGGCAAGGACACCTTCTGGCGCGGAGGTAAAAACCCGAACATTTACAAAACCGGCACTGATACCAACATCAGCCGCTTTGCTGCCGCCATCCATGGCGGTGACAAGGACATCACCCGCGCCACCGTCCCCCTGGCCGTGCGCAGCACCCTCACCGCCATTCTGGGCCGGAATGCCGCCTATCAACAGGGCAGCCTGACCTGGGAAGAACTCCAAAAGGATACCGCCAAACTGGAAGTGGATACCACCACTCTCTTGAGCTGAGGTGCGGCCAATAACGGGCCTCAGAAAAAACACATCATCTTCTAATAAACCGCACTGGGTTCCGTTATACTGGAACCCAGTGCCGTTTTATATGCGGCCGCAACAACCCGCCTCATGCAGCCACCATGCGACATCGCCTTCTTTTCTTCGCCCTTGCCATATTGATCCCGCTCCAACTCCGAGGCCAGATACCTGCGGAATTGGTCAAAGCGGAACGAGCCAAAATCCTCGCTGGAGTGACCAGCCTGCCTAAAACAGGAGCCCCTGGCCCCATCGCCATTTGGGGGAATATGGCCTTTCCTCTACTGGCCGCAGCCAGCGGCCGCGAAGCCAATGAACTGGCCGTGGCCGCAGCCGCAGGTTATGGCAAAGGGCGCATCATCCTCTTTGGTCACAACAGTTACCTAGATGGCAACGCCGGCGGCGATCACGCTCAGTTGATGGAGAATTGCGTGAATTGGGCAGCGAATAAAACCAAACCACGCATCGGCCTCAAAGGCGTAAACGCAGTGGCATTTTTCGATCAACGGGGATTCAAGGCGGAGAGTTTCAGTGACCTCAACGAAAAGACTTTGAATGGTTTTGATGTGGTCATCCTCAATGCTCAAAGCATCACCGATCCCGCCCCGGGAGCCGTCGTCGCAGACTGGATCAAAAAAGGCGGCGGCCTCATTGCCGGCATGACTGGCTGGGCCTTTGGCCAAACCAGTGGGGGCAAAGACCTCGCTGTCTCCCATGGCCTCAATCAAGCCCTCATGCCTGCTGGCGTGGCCTTCACTGACATGAGCGCCTTTGACTCCCTGAGCACTTTCCAGGCTAGGCCAGACCTTCCGTCTTTGATGAATGCCTCGGAAGCCATTCAGGCCCTGAAAAAACAAAGCGGTGGCGGTGCAGTCCTGACCCCTGAAGAAGTCAAACAATCCTCCAGCGCCATTCAAGTGGCCCTGGCTGCCCAGCCACCGGATCGTAGCAATCTCCGCGATGCGGTCACTGCTGCACTGGGCAATACGGGCGCCAACAGCCCCATCCCCACCAAGACGGCACCGCTGACTCAAGAGCAACATGCCTCTGCACGCATTCGGTTAGGCATGGAGACACGTGTCCTCCGCCTGGCCACCGGGGAAAAGGCGACTCCACACCCAGCCCACGAAGCCTTTCCAGGCAAAGCCCCTGCGGACGCGCCTAGAATCACTCGTGAGGTGAAGATTGCCCCCGCCATCCCCGGCTGGACCAGCACAGGGCTTTACGCGGCCGCAGGCGAGACCCTTCAAGTCACCATCCCAGCAGCCATGGCCAACCAAGGCTACGCGGTACGCATCGGCTGCCATTCAGACACGTTGTATCATTTAGACACCTGGTCGCGAGCACCCGATATTTGTAAAACGGCCCCTCTGAATACTCCGACCACCCAAACAGCCAGTGCCTTTGGAGGCCTCGTTTACATTGAGGTTCCAAGCCGTGCTGACGGGGATGAATCCTTTGTTGTCACCATCCAAGGCGGCATCGCAGCCCCGCTCTTTGTGCTGGGCCAGGATGATGATGCTCAGTGGAACAACGAGATCAAAAAACGCCCTGCTCCCTGGGCCGAACTGGCCTGTGACAAAATGATTCTCAGCGTGCCTACCGAGGTCGCACGAACCGTCACCACACCGACCCAACTCATGCAATTTTGGAAACAAGTGGTGGAGGCCCAAGATGACATCAGCAACCAAACGGCTGAGCGTAAACGCCCCGAACGCATGGTAGCCGATGTGCAAATCAGCGCTGGCTTCATGCACAGTGGCTACCCCATTATGCTACATGTTCCAGAGGCTTTGGAAATGGTGACCTACAACCGCATCAAATTTCCAGGCTGGGGATATCATCACGAAATCGGGCATAACCATCAGCGTGGTCACTTCACGTTTGACGGCACGGGCGAGGTCACCAACAACGTGCTGGGCATGTATGTGTATGAAGCCGTGCTGAAAAAAGACTGGCTCATCGGCCACACCGCCATCACTCCGGAAAGGCGAAAAGAGAACCTCACTAAAATCAAACAAGCCTCCGATAAATGGGCCACGTGGAAGAGCGATCCTTTCTTGGCTCTGCATACTTACATTCAGTTAGTCCAGGCCTTTGGTTGGGAAAGCTGGCGCGGGTATCT of the Prosthecobacter dejongeii genome contains:
- a CDS encoding helix-turn-helix domain-containing protein produces the protein MAAKKSVRKTPPAHEMPPEAIGEFVGRRVKKLRTDRGWSLEELAQTSGVSRSMLSEIERERANPTLTVTFRIARAFGMTLQDLIGSVEEAAPKIQVIRSRDRAQVFRSDKQCEIRTLSPLNLEKDVEFYEVTLRPGGVLRSQPHFEGTREFLTVEEGLVRLESDGATEDLGKGDSGTYPADVPHAIVNAGPGDALVFLVVIYR
- a CDS encoding Gfo/Idh/MocA family protein, coding for MIPHSTSRRQFIARAAAAGLLITNSRVAFGSQANAKIRLGVIGCGGRGTFTTEQFVANGGYEIAAAADAFQDKLDAFGDLYQVPKDKRFVGLDAYKQMLASGAVDAVHVVSPSYFHNEQAAAAVDAGKHVFVAKPIAIDVPGIRTFEETAKLAETKGLTFMVDFQTQGDDLYVEGIKRVNEGALGDLMFGEGFHHMGRLARQAEDGAPGARLRNWVFDKALSGDIIVEQNIHSVDVMVRLMNAAPVRVTGHGGRKGRVDVGDCWDHFALMFEFPGDVPWTYTSRQFDPGGVPGGMVNNLIGSKGAFLSKFGGDIMIRGGKDTFWRGGKNPNIYKTGTDTNISRFAAAIHGGDKDITRATVPLAVRSTLTAILGRNAAYQQGSLTWEELQKDTAKLEVDTTTLLS
- the glsA gene encoding glutaminase A, encoding MVSPIQEYLKTLHARYASVMDGHVADYIPELSKADPRLFGICIATRDGHVYEVGDTRHSFTIQSVSKALAYGLALEDRGEEHVLSRIGVEPSGEAFNAISLKEGTGAPFNPMINAGAIATCGQVLPKDEHSRIERILAYLGGFAGRTLDIDQAIYQSESETGHRNRAIGWLLRNFGIIDEDPHETLETYFQQCSIRVTCRDLAIMGATLANQGINPITQKRAIAAEYVDNVLGVMATCGMYDWSGEWIYRVGLPAKSGVGGGILAVLPGQLGIGVFSPPLDSQGNSLRGIRVCTDLSRELALHMLNPAATPRTAVRLAYHGGEVMARRRLPPSARETLRRCGSRIQILALQGGLIFTTFEPVLRRAMQLSDAGCLHLILDLRAVVSADAVSLRLMEELRSRLTQLGVRMVYCQPGRLCQPLMEMGVPASALFATEDAALEASEDSLLLEVTGATWRPSGSLPLEECALFRSCTAEDMILLRNELSTRKYEMGDTLIHAGESADEMLVVLSGNVEVQIRGEGQNRQRIDVLTAGMTVGEMAFLDGSPRSADVVAMDQVKCLVIPRAWFAALTETHPALKISLLHELTREISARLRQANIEVGALQRA
- a CDS encoding TatD family hydrolase — protein: MQYIEPHGHMVSRTTDDYERMAIAGCQAICEPAFWAGFDRASADGFYDYFRQITEYEPKRAARFGIQHYCWLCINPKEAEDTKLAEEVIALIPQFLDKPGVLGIGEIGLNKNSRNELRIFEQHVQVAQDHDQLVLIHTPHLEDKLKGTRLIVDALKNFPKINPERVIIDHVEEHTIDHVLDHGFWAGITLYPESKCTPHRAIDMLEQRQAERIWMNSACDWGISDPLAVPKTMQAMRQRGWTAEMIQRVALENPKAFMGQCAKFKL
- the ruvB gene encoding Holliday junction branch migration DNA helicase RuvB, which encodes MNPSLNEADSPFDLALRPGDFDEFHGQTKVKENLLVMVEAAKMRNEPLDHALLCGPPGLGKTTLANLIASAVGSRLHTTSGPQIERAGDLAGILTNLQERDILFIDEIHRLHPSIEEYLYPAIEDFRLDIIIDQGPKARTIRIDLPPFTLVGATTRAGMLTAPMRSRFGIPNRLDYYTTEELQHILLRSARLMKVEMDAAGASEIARRSRGTPRIANHLLRWVRDYAQVKSQGMINEAVASQALTMRDIDETGLDEMDKRFLEALIHKFEGGPVGLNSIAVSVSEDASTLEDVHEPYLVMQGFVKRTPRGRVAMPAAYRKLGLIPPLSGQSELF